The Natrarchaeobius halalkaliphilus DNA segment CTCGGAGCGAACAGGCCGGTCTCCTCGCAGTCCTCATAGAGCCAGCGTCCGAACGCCGGCGCACGACTGTCGTCGACGCCGAACCAGTAGCCGCCCGACGCGGTCTCCGAGAGGTCTCCGGTCGGAGCGGCTACCGGACACTCGACGATCAGTGCTCGCCCGAACTCGAGCAGGGCGGGATCGTCGTGGACGAACGAGACGCCGACCGTCCCACTCGAGGACTTGAAACAGATCGTTCCGCAGCCCTCGAACAGCCCCCGGAGGAGCTCCCGATCGTGACCGGCGAAGGCGTCGAACCGGTAGTTGCCTCGACCGTCGACTGGTAGCCCGAGCACGCTGTTTCGGCCGAGGAGGCCGGCGGAATCGCCGGGAGTGATCGAGAGCGTGTACTCGTCTTCGGACCGAGTGATCGATCGATCGTGGGCGTACTCTCGACGCGTCCCGTCGCGTTCGACGTCGCCGCCGGCGACCGCGGCGAGCACCCGTGCCGACGCCTCGTCGGTGGTGACGACCGCGAGGCGATCGGCCGCAACGTCGCCGCTGCCGGCGACGTGGCCCCAGAAGTACGCCGTCGCGGGGTGACCCGCGAGCGGGTCCGCCGGCACCTGGATCCTCGACGGTTGGCCACCCTCCGTAGCCGTCGCTTGCTCGCCGCTCATTCGTCCACCTCGTCGACGACGATCGCGTCGGTCGGACAGGCCGTCGCGGCCCGTCTGGCCTCGTCGATTCGATCGTCGTCGAACGTCGCGACGACGCGCTCTGCGGTCTCCGTGAGTTCACCCTCACAGTCGTAGACGGGATCCGCTCCCGGATCGATCGTCGCCAGGCCGTCCTCGTCCTCGACGAATCGCGGATCGCGGGTCAGGCAGGCGAACACTCCGTCACAGGCGTCCTTCTCGATGGTAACTTCGTATCGTGGCATTGTTTGACTCCTGATTCGAACGGCCGGTCAGTAGTCGTATTTCGTCTCGTACCCACGCGGCGTGACCATCCGATCGTCCCAAACGTAGGTGTCCTCGTTGCCGACGACGATCGTCGTCGTCATATCGATGATCTCGCTCTCGCCCAGTTCCTCGAGTTCACCGAGTTCGGTGATCATCACCTGCTCGTCCTCGCGACCCGCGCCGTGGACGATGCCGATCGGTGTGTCTTCCTCGCGGTGGGTCAACAGGATCTCACAGCACTTCTCGAAGTTCTCCCTGCGCTTGCGGCTCCAGGGATTGTAGACCGTGATCGTAAACGACTCACTCGCGACGGCGTGGAGTCTTGACTCGATCTCCGGCATCGGAACGAGGTGATCCGAAAGCGAGATCGAAACCGTGTCGTTCACGAGGGGGGCACCCAGGCGAGCCCCGCACGACTGTGCCGCCGGTACGCCGGGGACGACCTCGAAGTCGACCATCGACGCCGTCGCGCCTTTCGACTCTATGATCTCGAGGGCCAGGCCGGCGAGCGCGTAGACGTTTGGATCGCCGCTCCCGACGATCACCACGTCGTTGCCAGCGAGCGTGCGGTCGATCGCTTCTTCGGTCCGCGAGACCTCGCCGCACATCGGCGTATCGTACAGCTCATCGGCCTCCTCGGTGATCTCGGTCGGGATGAGATCGATGTAGGTCGTATAGCCGACGATGTGTTCCGCCTCGAGCAGGGCGGTCCGTGCACGTTCGGTCATTCCCTCCGGGTGGCCGGGACCGAGTCCGACCGCGGTCAGCTGACCGGGTTCGGCGTCGAACTCCTCGATCGTCGCGCCGACGGTCTCTCGGGTCGACCCGGATGCGCTCGATGCGCCGCAGTTCGATGTCGATTCGTCGTCGGCGTCCGCGTTGGTGTCAGTCATTGGTTTCAGAAGTCGTCGACGTCACGCCCGCCTCGAGGGGTGACGAGGTACGTTCGATCGTCGTTGCTCCAGGTCTCTGTCTCGTGGTTTCCGACGATCAGCGAGGTCCCCATTCCGGACACCTTGTCGTCGTGTTCGCCGGCCTCACCGAGGGTCGTGATGAACTGGCTCTCGCCGTTTCGACCGGCGGCCTCGCGGCCGGCGTCGTTGACGATCGCCACGAACGCGTCGTCGGTCCGCTCCTCGCGGACGATGTCGACCGCCCGCTCGTAGTTTCGCCAGCAGTTGTAGAGGACGATCACGAACCCCGAGATCGCCGCTGCGCGCAACTTCTCTTCGATTTCGTCCCAGCCGCGCCACTTGTCCGAGAGCGAGATCGTACAGAAGTCGTTACACAGCGGCGCACCGACGTTTGCCGAGCCCCCAAGCGCTGCGGTGAGGCCGGGAACGATTTCGATCGGCACGTCCGTCGCGTTCTCCTCGGCGGCCATCTTGAATATCAGGTCGGACTTGCCGTAGACCGACGGATCGCCGCCGGACACGTGGGCAACGTCTTTCCCCTCCCGAACGTGGTCGAAGGCCGCTCGGGCGAGTTCGATCTGTCGGCCCATCGTCGAGCGAACGATCTCCTGTTCGACGCCGTCGTCGCGGACGGCGATACCGTCCTCGCCCGTCTCCGCTTTCGGTGCCAGTGTGCCGTCCGCTCGGAGGAATTTCTGGTACAGACTCGAGGCGATGACGACCTCGGCGGACTCGATGACCTCCTTTGCTCGCCTCGTCATGTGGGTCGGCAGGCCAGGCCCGATGCCGACGACGGAGAGCGTCCCGTGGTCATCAGGAGTTCCGCCCGGTGTCGCGTCCGTGCTCGCGTTCTCACCGGCCGGGTCCGCGTCGGAACTCATCGACCGATCGCCACCGTAACCTCGTTTTCGTAGCCGATCTTCTCGAGGACGAGTTCCCGCTCGGCGCTGCCGGCGATCGCCGAGGCTTCCGAGACGCCGGGCCAACCGATCAGTTCCTTCGACTTCGACGGCGTTGGCCCCTCGTGTTCGAGGAGGGTCTCCCTGTCGAAGACGACCAGGCCGAGATCGAGTTCCTCGACGGCCGCCAGCAGGCCCTCTTCGTCTTCTTTCCGGGTCGCGGTGGCGACGAACTCGACGGCGCCGACATCGTACTCGGTCCGATCGAGGGCCGTTTCCCACGCGGCGATGAAGGACTCCGTGCTCGCGCCGGAGACGCTCCCGGTACCGATGACGCATCCGTCGTCGCTGTTGCGCTTGAGGACGGTGACGTCGTTACCCACGAGTACCGCACGAGGACCGTCCAGTCGGGCGACGGGGCCGAGGGTATCGTCCAGTACGGCGAGGTTCGTCTTCACGGTCGAGTCGCCGTTGACAACGTGGGCGTCCATCGCCTTTGCGCGCGATTCGACGCCCTGTTTTCCCGCGGCTTCGCTCGCGGTGGTCATCGCCGGTACGGCACCCATCGTTGCCAGGTCCCGTGCGACCTGGTTCGCACCGTGGTGACCGCCGGTGATCGGAATCGCCCAGGTCAGTTCCTCGTCGACGACGCAGATGGCGGGGTCCTCCCACTTGTCCTCTAACAGGTGAGCGGTCTTTCGCATCGCGATCCCGCTCGCCATCAGGCCGATGAAGCAGTCGTACTCGCCCCAGTGCTCTTCGAAAACGTCGCCGTGGTACTCGATGATGTCGATCGTCTCGTAGCGGTCGTCGAGCTCCGCCGTGATCTCCTCGGCGGTCCCTCTCTTTCGCTCGAACGCGATGATTGCGATCTCCGTTGCGACTTCGCCGTCGCTGTCGGCCGTCGAACAGTGACCGCCGTCCGCGTCCGACCTCGAATCGTCGTTTGCGTCGTCCGTACTCATGATCAGTCTCCGTCAGCTTGCGTTTCCGCGTCGTTCGCCTCGCTCGAGTCGCCCCGGTTCGCCCAGTCGCCGTACAGGTACGACCGTTCGTACCCCCTGGCGGTCACGGCATCGCCGATAACGACCACGGCTGACGCCCGGTATCCCGCCTCCTCGACTTGCGCCCCGATCGTGTCGATCGTGCCGACTATCACGTCCTCGTCCGGCCAGGAAGCGTGGTAGATCACCGCGACGGGCGTCTCGGGATCGTGGCCGTCGTCGAGCAACCTGTCCATCGTCTCGCTGACCGCGTGTGTTCCGAGGTAGAGACAGGTCGTCACATCGCCCATCCCGACGAAGTCGGAGACGTGATCGTCCGCCTCGGTCAGCGTCTTTCCCTGCGGTCGGGTGAACGCGACGTGGTTCGAGACCTCGTTGAGCGTCAGTTGCGTTCGCAACGTAGCGCTGGCCGCGAACGCCGACGTGACGCCCGGGACGAAGTACGTCGGCACACCCTCGTGTTCGAGGGCGTCCATCTGCTCGAGTGCGGCCCCGTAGATGGCGGGATCGCCGCTGTGCAGGCGCACGACCGCCCGACCGTCCTCGTAGGCGTCCCGCATCAGCGGGACCAACGTCTCGAGATCCTTGCCGACCGAATTCACGAGTTCCGCGTGATCGCAGTACTCCTCTAACAGTTCGCTGTTGACGAGCGAGCCAGCGTGGACCACGAGGTCGGCGTCCTCGAGCAGTTTCGAACCCGTAACCGTCAGCAGGCCCGGATCGCCCGGTCCGGCACCGACGAACGGAATCCCCTCCTGGTCGTCGCCGGCGTTGTGTTCGAAGATTCGAGCGTCGAGCGTCTCGCCACGGCGGCTTCCCTGGGCGTCGATCGCCTCCTGCGGGTGGCCGCCGTCGGAACGCAACGCCGTCGCGGACCGCGACCCGACGGAGTCCTCTCTCTCGTCCGTCCCGGTTGTCGGCTCGTTCGCGTTGGACTCTCTCATCGATGCCCCCCGCAATCACCGTGTTCACATCCCTCCGCACGCTCGAGTTCGACCGCCGTTCCGCCGTCAGCGGCCGACGTGTCGCTCGGTGCACTGTCCTCGCTCGTCGACTCGGGGGAGTCGCCCGTCTCCCGTCCGAAGACGGCCGTCGCCTGCTCTGCGAGATCGTTCCTCTCGGCGTACGCCAGCGTGTAGTAGTCGCGTTCGTCGATCGCATCCGGATCGTCAGTAACGACCGTCTCGCCCTGTTCCATGAACAGTCGCCTGCCGTAGGTCACGTCGTAGCCGGCCTCGACGAGTCCCTCGTGGGTCGCGGGCGCGTCGGTGACCTTGAACAGGATCATCCGATCCGGACCCGCGGGGCTTACACCGTTTGCCGCCTCTCGCAACGAGAGTCCCGCGCCGGCTTCGATCTCGACGTCCAGTGCGGTCGCAAACGCCGTCACCGCGCTGACGCCCGGAACGATCTCGAGATCGACATCCGGGTGAAAGGCGGTGACGGTCCGGCGCAGGTGACCGAAGGTCGAGTAGACGTTGGGATCACCGAGCGTCACGAAGGCGACGTCGCCGTCGAGCGCGTTCGGTGCGATCGCCGCTGCCGCCTCTTTCCAGGCCGAACGAAGCTTCTCCTCGTCTTTCGTCATCGGGAAGTCCAGATTCCCGATTTTCGATTCGTCGACGTGTTCGATCGCGACGGTTCGCGAGAGGCGGCCGGGCGAGTAGACCGTATCCGCGTTCCGAAGCACCTCCTTCCCGCGAACGGTGACGAGATCGGCCTCGCCGGGACCGAGTCCGACGCCGTACAGCGTCATCGGCGTTTCCCTCCCGCCGTCGTTCCGTCGGTGACCTGACCGCCGTCAGCGACGGCTGTTTCACCGCCGTTCTCGCTCCCGTCCTCCGGCGTTGCACTGCCGACCAGCGTGTAGACCGGATTGTCCGAGTCGAAACTCGTCGCCCCAGCCAGTTCGTAGCCGTGACTCACCTGGAACTGGACGACCTCTTCGAGTACGTTCCGGTCCCGAAAGGCCTCGAGCGCCCTCCCGGCGGTCTCGAGCCGGGAGACGTTCATCACCACGCGGTCGATCTCGGTCTCGACGGCGTGGTCGAGTACGGCCTCGAAGTTCCGGCTCCCGCCCAGAAAAAGCGCGTCGGCGTCGTCCGGCAGCCCCTCGGGCGCTTCCGCGTTACGGAGTTCGACGTCGGCACGTATCGACTCCTCGTTCGCCGCGAGGTTCCGTTCGGTCGTCTCGAGGCGTCCGGGCTTGCGCTCGAGAGCGGTCACCCGCCCCGCTTGCTGTGCGGCTTCGATCGTTACGGCTCCCGTACAGGAACCGACCTCCGCGAAGTGATCTTCGTCCGTGAGCGCGAGCTTCGATCGGACGACGGCGCGGACCTCCGGCTTCGTCGGTCCGGCCTTCGCATCGTGTGGAAGCGCGATGGGTGCCATCAGACACGAGAACGGCGCCCTGCCCTAAAACAATTTTGTTTGGTGTAGAACAAGTAGTATTGCTCAATTCGACATTCCGTAGGACAACTACACTTGTTTAGGCGCTCGTGAACGGAGCGAGTCGCTCCCGAAATCGGAAACTACACCGGCTGTCGAACGGCGAGTACGACCAGATCCGAAAACGGCGTGTCCTCGCTGCCATCACCACCGGCGTGTTCGGACAGTTCCGCCAGGCTGTAGCGGTGGATCGCCTCGTCGGCGTGGGTCAGCTTCTCGAGGACGAGGGCCTCGAGGGTGGGATCCGCCCCGCGATCGAGCAAGAACGCCGCGATGTCGCCGGGCATCCGATCGTACGGCCGTGGTAACACGAGCAGGTTCCGATCGTCGACCGCAGCGACGAGTCGATCCATGTCGGCATCGAGATCGCCGCTTTTGTGCAGCGTAACGAACTCGGTCTCTTCCATCGGCGTTCGGGCGCGACTCGCGGCCACCTGCAGCGAGGAGATGCCGGGAATCACGCGGATCGGCTTCGGGTCCGTCCCCCGTCGATCGGCCTCGCGCTCGACGGCAGCCTGGATCTTTCCGACGAACTGGTAGCCGGAGTGGTTGGGATCGCCCATCGCGACCGCGGTTCCGCGTTCGCCGGCGGCGACACGCTCTCCGAACGCTGCGAGCGCCTCGGCCTCGTCCCTGTAGCCACAGGTCAACAGATCGGCGTCCGTCACGTCCTCGACGAGCTCCACGACGGTCTCGAAGCCGACGACGACGTCAGCCTCGCTGATCGCTCGCTCACCGCGTGGCGTTCGATACGCTGGGTGTCCGGGACCGACGCCGACTACGTACACGGGATCGGCCGCCGTTTCGTCGACGGTCGGCTCCGGGGCGGCCGCCGCGAACGTCGCCGGATCCGGCCCGCTGTCGAGATCGTAGTCGTCGGTCATTCGTCCACCTCCTCGAGCTCGAGTTCGCCGGTTCGGACGTCGCTGGCGACGTGGATCAGTTCGTTCGTCAGCGCGGCGGCGAGCCCGCTCCCGCCGCGACGACCGACGTTGGTGATCGCCGGCACGTCGTACGCCTCGCTGACGTCGCGGATTCGCTCGCGGCTCTCTTCGGCCTTGACGAAACCGACGGGAGTCGCGACGACGACCTCGGGACGAGTCCCGTTCTCGATACAGTCCGCGAGGGCGAAGGCCGCCGTCGGCGCGTTGCCGATCGTTGCGATCGCCCCGTCGTAGACGCCCCGCTTGTCGAGTTCGAGAACCGACGCCGCGGTCCGGGTCATCCCCGTCTCCTCTGCGAGCTCGCTTCCGTTACCGATCGCCGTACGCTTTCGACAGCCGTGGCCACGACTCGTGATCCCGGCCTTCGACATCGTGATATCCGTGACGATGGGTGCCTCCGCGAGGACGGCCCGCGCGCCGGCGCGGACCGGCGCATCGTCGTCGTCTCCCTGCCGGTCGCACCCGGTGAACGAGATCAGATGCTGGAACTCGATGTCGCCCATCGAGTGGACCGACTTCTGTCGGATTCGGTCGGCCAGCGTCTCATCGGGGACGAACTGCCGGACGATATCCATGCTCGTCTGGGCGATGTCCATGGCGCTTCGAGTCGTTGCTCCGAGGTCCGCGTACTCTCGTTCGTATTTCCTGTCACTCATGGTATCTCACGCTCTTTCGGTCGCGTGTCTCGACCATCGACCGCACTCCGTTCGATCCGTCAGTCATCGGTCGTCACCTCGAGGGCGTCGTCGGTCGTCCGCGCCTCGAGATCGCCGTCGATCTGGAGGTTGAGATCGCGCAGTCGATCGACTGTTTCGTCGTCGGCGTTCCAGAGCCCGCGCTCGATCGCCTCGAGCAGCGTATCCGTGATCGACTCGAGCGCCCACGGGTTCACGTCGCGCATCCACTCCTGGCGGTCCTCGTCGAAGGCGAACTTCTCAGCGACGTCCGCCCAGAGCGTATCGGAAATGACCCCGGTCGTCGCGTCCCAGCCGAGGGCCACGTCGACGGTCGTCGAGAGATCGCCCGCCCCTTTGTAACCGTGTTCTTCCATCGACGCCAGCCAGTCGGGATTCAGAACGCGCGCTCGCATCGCCTTCCGAACTTTCTCCTCGTTCGTATAGATGTCGACGTTCTCCGGATCGGCAGTGTCACCGACGTAGGAGGCTGGTTCCTGGCCCGAAATCTCGCTCACGGCGGAGATGAAACCGCCGTGGAACGCATACCAGTCCGAAGAGTCGAATTCGTCCTGTTCCATCGTCTCCTCTATCTTGACCGTCGCGTCCACGCTCGAGAGACGGCGTTCGAAGACGTCGTGAGCGCTCGAGACGTTCCCTCTCGACCCCATCGCGTAGCCGCCCCACTGGACGTAAACGGCCGCGAGATCCGACCGATCGTCCCAGTTGCTCTCGTCGACGGCCTTGTTCGTTCCGGCACCGTATCCGCCGGGTTTCGTCGTAAAAACGCGGTGTTTCGCCTCCGTTCGCGCCTCGTTGGCCTCGATCCCCTCCTCGTCTTCCAGTGCGGCCCGATCCTGCTCGACGTGTTTCTTGACGTAGTTCATCTCGTGGGGTTCCTCACGATCGACGACGGCATCCACGGCGTCGTGGATGACGCCCGCCGCCGCGGGGAACGCGTCTCGGAACAGTCCCGAAACGCGGGTCGTCACGTCGATTCGCGGTCGATCGAGTTCCTCGAGCGGGATCGGCTCGACGTCGTCGATCCGCCCGGCGTCCGTCCACCGCGGTTCGACGCCCATCATCGCGAGCACCTGAGCGATCGTCTCGCCGCGGGTTCGGACGGTCGGCGTCCCCCAGGCGACGACGCCGATCTCCTCGGGATACTCCCCGTGTTCTGCGCGATGTCGCTCGAGGACGCCCTCCGCGACCTCGCGCCCAACTCGCCAGGCGGTTCTCGCCGGCACCTTGCGCGGATCGAGCGTATAGAAGTTTCGTCCGGTCGGCAGCAAGTCGACGCCGCCACGAGTCGGTGCACCGGAGCCGCCCGGTGGAACGTACCCCCCCGAGAGCGCGTTTGCGGTTCGAGGGATCTCGTCTTCGGCACCCTGGACGCGCGGCTGGGCCTCCTCGCAGATGTAGGCGAGCACCTCCCGGAGGTCGTCGTGTGCGCCGGATTTCGCTCGTCCGTCACCGATCGTCTCGAGGTCGACGACGAGCAGGTTCATGTTGAGTTCGTCGTCCGCACCCGTCTCTCGCTCGGATTCGGGGACGTCGAAGTCGTGTTCAGCGAGCGTGCCGACCAGTTCGACGCTGGTCTCGTAGACCTCGTCGGCAGCCTCGGAGAAGGTCATCCCGAGAGTCTCGTCGTACTCGCCGGGCGACTCGAGCATCGTCCGGTAGTCGACGCCGAGTACGCCGGCCACGCTCTCGCGCAGACTCGGAGCGCCGGGGTTCTCGAGACGCGTGAGCGCGACCAGATACGAGACCAACCGCTCCCCCGCCGGCGGTTCGGACATCGTGTGAAGACCCAGCCGGATCTGGGTCGTCTTGACGTCCGTGAGGTACTCGTGGATGCGCTCGACGAGTTCGTCGATTTCGAGGTCATCACCGGTCACGTCCCCCTGAGACAGCGTCGAACCGGCTTCATCAGGGCCGCGAACCGCTGCCTTCTCGTCGATCGTCCCGGTGATTCCCAACTCGACTGCGAGATCGAGTTCCTCGACCTTCTCGCGGAGAAGCGTCTCGACGTGTTCGCCGTCGTCGGCACGAGCGTCTTTCATCCCGGCCTCGCGGTACTGGTTCGCCAGTTCCTCGAGTTCCGAGAGTTCGTCGTACGTCCCCGCGGCCCGCATGACCGGCGTGAGGTAGTCGA contains these protein-coding regions:
- a CDS encoding cobalamin biosynthesis protein, with the translated sequence MSGEQATATEGGQPSRIQVPADPLAGHPATAYFWGHVAGSGDVAADRLAVVTTDEASARVLAAVAGGDVERDGTRREYAHDRSITRSEDEYTLSITPGDSAGLLGRNSVLGLPVDGRGNYRFDAFAGHDRELLRGLFEGCGTICFKSSSGTVGVSFVHDDPALLEFGRALIVECPVAAPTGDLSETASGGYWFGVDDSRAPAFGRWLYEDCEETGLFAPSRRRKLERSLSQADAYDET
- a CDS encoding ferredoxin gives rise to the protein MPRYEVTIEKDACDGVFACLTRDPRFVEDEDGLATIDPGADPVYDCEGELTETAERVVATFDDDRIDEARRAATACPTDAIVVDEVDE
- the cobJ gene encoding precorrin-3B C(17)-methyltransferase, which encodes MTDTNADADDESTSNCGASSASGSTRETVGATIEEFDAEPGQLTAVGLGPGHPEGMTERARTALLEAEHIVGYTTYIDLIPTEITEEADELYDTPMCGEVSRTEEAIDRTLAGNDVVIVGSGDPNVYALAGLALEIIESKGATASMVDFEVVPGVPAAQSCGARLGAPLVNDTVSISLSDHLVPMPEIESRLHAVASESFTITVYNPWSRKRRENFEKCCEILLTHREEDTPIGIVHGAGREDEQVMITELGELEELGESEIIDMTTTIVVGNEDTYVWDDRMVTPRGYETKYDY
- a CDS encoding precorrin-3B C(17)-methyltransferase, which encodes MSSDADPAGENASTDATPGGTPDDHGTLSVVGIGPGLPTHMTRRAKEVIESAEVVIASSLYQKFLRADGTLAPKAETGEDGIAVRDDGVEQEIVRSTMGRQIELARAAFDHVREGKDVAHVSGGDPSVYGKSDLIFKMAAEENATDVPIEIVPGLTAALGGSANVGAPLCNDFCTISLSDKWRGWDEIEEKLRAAAISGFVIVLYNCWRNYERAVDIVREERTDDAFVAIVNDAGREAAGRNGESQFITTLGEAGEHDDKVSGMGTSLIVGNHETETWSNDDRTYLVTPRGGRDVDDF
- the cbiG gene encoding cobalt-precorrin 5A hydrolase, with protein sequence MSTDDANDDSRSDADGGHCSTADSDGEVATEIAIIAFERKRGTAEEITAELDDRYETIDIIEYHGDVFEEHWGEYDCFIGLMASGIAMRKTAHLLEDKWEDPAICVVDEELTWAIPITGGHHGANQVARDLATMGAVPAMTTASEAAGKQGVESRAKAMDAHVVNGDSTVKTNLAVLDDTLGPVARLDGPRAVLVGNDVTVLKRNSDDGCVIGTGSVSGASTESFIAAWETALDRTEYDVGAVEFVATATRKEDEEGLLAAVEELDLGLVVFDRETLLEHEGPTPSKSKELIGWPGVSEASAIAGSAERELVLEKIGYENEVTVAIGR
- a CDS encoding SAM-dependent methyltransferase translates to MRESNANEPTTGTDEREDSVGSRSATALRSDGGHPQEAIDAQGSRRGETLDARIFEHNAGDDQEGIPFVGAGPGDPGLLTVTGSKLLEDADLVVHAGSLVNSELLEEYCDHAELVNSVGKDLETLVPLMRDAYEDGRAVVRLHSGDPAIYGAALEQMDALEHEGVPTYFVPGVTSAFAASATLRTQLTLNEVSNHVAFTRPQGKTLTEADDHVSDFVGMGDVTTCLYLGTHAVSETMDRLLDDGHDPETPVAVIYHASWPDEDVIVGTIDTIGAQVEEAGYRASAVVVIGDAVTARGYERSYLYGDWANRGDSSEANDAETQADGD
- a CDS encoding cobalt-factor II C(20)-methyltransferase, whose amino-acid sequence is MTLYGVGLGPGEADLVTVRGKEVLRNADTVYSPGRLSRTVAIEHVDESKIGNLDFPMTKDEEKLRSAWKEAAAAIAPNALDGDVAFVTLGDPNVYSTFGHLRRTVTAFHPDVDLEIVPGVSAVTAFATALDVEIEAGAGLSLREAANGVSPAGPDRMILFKVTDAPATHEGLVEAGYDVTYGRRLFMEQGETVVTDDPDAIDERDYYTLAYAERNDLAEQATAVFGRETGDSPESTSEDSAPSDTSAADGGTAVELERAEGCEHGDCGGHR
- the cbiT gene encoding precorrin-6Y C5,15-methyltransferase (decarboxylating) subunit CbiT, which encodes MAPIALPHDAKAGPTKPEVRAVVRSKLALTDEDHFAEVGSCTGAVTIEAAQQAGRVTALERKPGRLETTERNLAANEESIRADVELRNAEAPEGLPDDADALFLGGSRNFEAVLDHAVETEIDRVVMNVSRLETAGRALEAFRDRNVLEEVVQFQVSHGYELAGATSFDSDNPVYTLVGSATPEDGSENGGETAVADGGQVTDGTTAGGKRR
- a CDS encoding cobalt-precorrin-7 (C(5))-methyltransferase, encoding MTDDYDLDSGPDPATFAAAAPEPTVDETAADPVYVVGVGPGHPAYRTPRGERAISEADVVVGFETVVELVEDVTDADLLTCGYRDEAEALAAFGERVAAGERGTAVAMGDPNHSGYQFVGKIQAAVEREADRRGTDPKPIRVIPGISSLQVAASRARTPMEETEFVTLHKSGDLDADMDRLVAAVDDRNLLVLPRPYDRMPGDIAAFLLDRGADPTLEALVLEKLTHADEAIHRYSLAELSEHAGGDGSEDTPFSDLVVLAVRQPV
- a CDS encoding precorrin-8X methylmutase, with protein sequence MSDRKYEREYADLGATTRSAMDIAQTSMDIVRQFVPDETLADRIRQKSVHSMGDIEFQHLISFTGCDRQGDDDDAPVRAGARAVLAEAPIVTDITMSKAGITSRGHGCRKRTAIGNGSELAEETGMTRTAASVLELDKRGVYDGAIATIGNAPTAAFALADCIENGTRPEVVVATPVGFVKAEESRERIRDVSEAYDVPAITNVGRRGGSGLAAALTNELIHVASDVRTGELELEEVDE
- the cobN gene encoding cobaltochelatase subunit CobN; its protein translation is MTRIGFYTATENELGSIGRAAERLEGVELIVRSESDLEDEAALSEFVEELHDAAAAIFWLHGAEDSMPGYDYATGSLEEAGVPLIVKATGDAFAFEDTTVSASHREAAYDYLEGGGTINVENLCRFLAAEYEGRDIEYDEPIALPTEGVYHPDRPGIEYEDLLATHDPEKPTIAIWFYESHWTHENTRYVDAQIRSLEESGTDALAIFCNPATDADEREDAEWVTDTWLTDDDGRSIVDTVLSSFMFSLSMDERGRSAGDEGTSAEDVFLDRLGVPVLQTVTTMRSRSRYESSDTGVMGFELALSVALPEFDGNVITHPISGKERTADEAGIGSAPKHHFPIEDRVDHATRLAVNWAKLRYTPNKDKHVAVVLHNYPPSDDGIGTAFGLDSPESTVNLLEELDERGYDLGSEIAEDGRALVEKLTAQLTLDDRWVAPEDVRDLSVDVVSSETYEEWFVDADERFQSNVVDEWGEVPDRSFAIPGVEFENVLVTVQPPRGFGMDPSKIYHDSDLQPPHDYYAFYGWLRNAFEADAIVHLGTHGSLEWLPGKTVGLDGESAPDQLIDDVPNVYPYIVNNPGEGTQAKRRSYAAVVDYLTPVMRAAGTYDELSELEELANQYREAGMKDARADDGEHVETLLREKVEELDLAVELGITGTIDEKAAVRGPDEAGSTLSQGDVTGDDLEIDELVERIHEYLTDVKTTQIRLGLHTMSEPPAGERLVSYLVALTRLENPGAPSLRESVAGVLGVDYRTMLESPGEYDETLGMTFSEAADEVYETSVELVGTLAEHDFDVPESERETGADDELNMNLLVVDLETIGDGRAKSGAHDDLREVLAYICEEAQPRVQGAEDEIPRTANALSGGYVPPGGSGAPTRGGVDLLPTGRNFYTLDPRKVPARTAWRVGREVAEGVLERHRAEHGEYPEEIGVVAWGTPTVRTRGETIAQVLAMMGVEPRWTDAGRIDDVEPIPLEELDRPRIDVTTRVSGLFRDAFPAAAGVIHDAVDAVVDREEPHEMNYVKKHVEQDRAALEDEEGIEANEARTEAKHRVFTTKPGGYGAGTNKAVDESNWDDRSDLAAVYVQWGGYAMGSRGNVSSAHDVFERRLSSVDATVKIEETMEQDEFDSSDWYAFHGGFISAVSEISGQEPASYVGDTADPENVDIYTNEEKVRKAMRARVLNPDWLASMEEHGYKGAGDLSTTVDVALGWDATTGVISDTLWADVAEKFAFDEDRQEWMRDVNPWALESITDTLLEAIERGLWNADDETVDRLRDLNLQIDGDLEARTTDDALEVTTDD